The following DNA comes from Halalkaliarchaeum sp. AArc-CO.
ACGGAACGTTCTGAATGGAGATCGTCGCATCCATCAAACGGGAAGCAAGCGCGCTGCTAGGGAGAGGCAAGGGAAAGCTGCTCGTCCCGATCGCAGTCGGGTGGGGGCTGTTGATCGGCACGCGGATGATCTATCCGGTGTTGCTCCCGTCGCTCCGGCGAAGCTTCGATCTGGATCTCGCGACTGCGGGCCTGCTCGTCACCGTCATCTGGCTGGGCTCTGCGATCGGACAGCTCCCGAGCGGAATGCTCGCAGACCGGTTCAGTGAGCGCTCCGTAATGGTCTCGAGCACGCTCGTCGTTTCGGGCGCGCTGGTAGCCGTCGTGTTCGCACCGACCGCGAGCGTGCTCTTTGCTGCGACCGGACTCGTCGGACTGGGACTGTCGCTGTATCCGATCGCCCGGATCACCATCCTCACGGAGATCTATCCGGACCGGCTCGGCAGCGCGCTCGGTGTCACGATGGCAACGGGAGACCTCGGACAGACGGTTCTGCCTCCGCTTGCAGGGGTTCTGGCGGCCGCGCTCGCCTGGCAGGTCGGATTCGCCTTCGTGATCCCGTTTCTCTTCCTTTTGGCCCTCGTGCTCTGGATCACGCTGCCGAATCCCACCCCACAGGAATCAGACGGCGAGGGCCTCTCGAGGGAGCGAGCGCGATACGTCCTCGGAGAGTTGAACGATCCGGCGTTGATCTTCATGACGGTCGTGCTGTTCCTGTTCATCTTCATCTGGCAGACGTTCTCGGCGTTTTACCCGACGTATCTCGCAGAACAGAAGGGGCTGTCCCCCTCGCTTGCGGGCGGGCTCTTCGGACTGTTTTTCGCGTTCGGCGTCGTGGTCAAGCCGCTTGCTGGCTCGGCGTACGACCGGGTCGGCATGCGGACCTCCCTCGCAGTCGCGCTCGTCGGCCCGGTGTTCGGGCTGTTCCTCCTGCCGGCCGTCGACGGCTTCTGGCCCCTCGTCGGCATCACCGCCCTCGTCAGCACCATGCTCGGGACCGGCGCGATCACGCAGTCGTATCTCAGTGAGCTGTTCGCCGACGACATGCGCGGGACCGGACTGGGGATTGTCCGCACGACTGCAGCGACACTCGGGGCGGCAGGACCGGTCGTGTTCGGCGCGATCGCGGATCGCGGCTACTTCGACGAGGGGTATCTCCTCCTCGGTGCCATCATGGTGGTCGTCATCCTGCTGACGCTCCGGATGCCGGAAGTCTGAAATTACCAGTCATTGCAGGGGGACGCCGGTCGCGAGCAGCGCGACGAAAAGCGCCGACAGGACTGCGATCGCCGAGGCGACGTAAAACAGGGTCGCCGTGGCTTCCACCGAATCGCTCACCTGTCCTCCGTCGAGTTCACTTTCGAGTTTCCCGGCCCCGGCCTCGACCGCTCCCGCGAGCGCGACCCACAGGACGACTTTCCCGATCACCAGCCACCCGTCCGTCGTTCCGAGTAACCGGTCGACTGTGTACAGATTCAGACCCATGAGGATCCCCGAGAGCAACAGCACCAGCGCGCTCACCCGCGTCACTGTCGTCAACCCGCCGAGGAGATCCTCCAGCGGTTCACGGCCGAGAGCCCCGCCGCGACCCGACGAAAGCACAGCGTAGGAGAAAAAGAGGACGGTTCCGACCCAGAGCATCGCAAACAGGTTGTGCAAGAACACCATCGCGGTAGCGAGAACTGACATACCCGCAGTCGTGCGTCAGGAACAATCAAGGTTGGTGCCTCGGTTTGCGGTAACGCAGACGAGTTGTCCACCGGGACCAGAGGAGTAAAAGGGAACCGGGGCCCCACCATCACGCATGCCCGAAACCACGCTGGCGGAACTGCTGGAGCGCAACGCCCGCCACGTCGACTCGCTCCCGGACGGACACTTCTCGGCGGTGGAAGCCGGACAGGAGCCCGCGGCCGTCTCCGTCTGTTGTTCCGACTCTCGTGTGTCCCAGGAAGGGATGTGGGACGTCACCGAACCCGGATTCCTGTTTACACCGAGCACGATCGGTAACCAGGTTTGGGACCGATACGACGGCGACATCGTCGTCGACGGCAGCGTCCTGTATCCGGTGACACACACAGACACGGGAGTGATTCTGGTCGTGGGACACACCGGCTGTGGGGCTGTGACTGCGGCCCTGGATGCGGTTCGACGCACGGACGACGGTAGTGACGGGGATGCAGCCGGGATCGCGAAGTGGATCGACCTCCTCGTCCCGGTCATCGAGGACGGCCTCGCCGACGACCGCGTCGATCCGGACAGGGAGGCGAGTCTCGTCGATCAACTCGTCGAGTACAACGTCGACAGGCAGGTGCAGTTCCTGCTCGAAAGCGACGACGTCCCCGACGAGGAGACGGTGTACGGGTTCGTCTACGACTTCCAGGGCGTGTACGGCGACGATCGGGGACGCGCGTATCTGGTCAACGCAGACGGGGAGACACAGCCGGATCACCTCCGGGAGCTGGTCGACGAGGAGTTCACCGACCGAGTCCTGCGGCTCCTGTAGCGACGGCAATAAGGGCTCCCAGCCCCGGAGGCCGGCTCGGGAACAGTCGGCCGAACCTGTCGCTGTGCCAACAGCGTTAATCGTATTCAGCCCTTTGTCAATCCATGACAATCGCCCGCCACGGGAGAGGAATTCGGGCGGATCTGCGGGCGCTACTCTCGCAGGTCCACCCCGTTTTTATGCTGCCGCCGCTTGCCGCCTCGTGGTTCGGCGCCGTCGTGGCCGGCGAGTTCTCGGTCGGGATCGGCACCGTGCACATGGCGGCGATGTTTTTCGCGGTGTACACCGCCCACGTAAAGGACGGCTACGTCGACTTCTACCGACGCGGGGAGGACGACGATCACCCGATGACGGTTCGCGGCTGTCGAATCGCGCTCGTCGCAGCCACCGCCGGGTTCGCGATCTGTACCGCACTGCTCGGTGTCGTCGTCGGGATCGGTGCGGCGCTTGTCACGCTCCCCGTCTGGTTTCTGGGCTATCTGCACGCCCCACAGCTCGACACCAATCCGGTCACGGCGACGCTCGGCTATCCGGTCGGGATCGCGCTTGCGATCCTGGGCGGGTTCTACGTCCAGACGACTGCAGTGACGCCACCGGCGCTGGGGTTTGCACTCGTGTTCCTCGTAACCCTCGCGGGAGTGAAAATCATCGACGACGAGCAGGACTACGCGTACGACCGGTCGATCGACAAACGGACGGTCGCAGTGCTGCTGAATCCGACTCGGGCGAGAAGTCTGGCACTTTCTCTCCTGTTTCTCGGACTCGTGGGGGTGCTCTGGGGGACGGTCGGGGGACTGTTCCCGCCCTCGGCGCCGGCGGGGGCACTCGCGTTCGGGTCGATCGTCCTCGTCGCACGGCGGGCCCCACCGACGCTCGCGACGATGCTGCTGGTTCGTGGGGCGTACGTCTTCCTTGCAGTGTTGATCGTGTCGGTGTGGTTTCGGCCGCTGTCGGGTACACCGCTCCCCGATATCACGGCCCTCGGTCCCTACACGTATCTCGCCACGGAGGTGTTCTTCGGGGCGATCGCGTTCGGGCTGTTGTACTACGCCGACGCACTCCGGAGCGCCGCCCGAACGATCGCGGCGCTGTACCCGGTGGCGTACGTCTGGGACTGGTATACGCTCGAGGTCGGGGTCTTCGAGATCAGGATGCGCACCGGCTACGACCTGTTTGGAATCCCGATCGAGGAACACCTGTTCATGATCGTCGTCCCGGCGCTCGTGGTCGGGTTACACGAGACGATAACGAAGCTCTCTGCGGAGTCGGATCACGGGTGAATCCGGTGGTGCTACAGCCCGACGATGAGCCGGGCCCCGATCGTCACTCCCAGGATCGTGGTGTCTGACGGATCGAGGACGGTGATGTAGTAGGCAACAGCGTGATCAGCGTGATGAACCCGAACCCCTCGGCGAACCGGACGAGAGAGAGTATCCAGAACTGCAGCCGGTCGGAGGCTACTTGTCGCAATCGCTCGTTTCGAGTCTATGGACGGAGGACCGAGCATGCTCCGCCGCCGTGGGTTGCTGGCCGCTGCCTCGTGTGCCGGCGCCGCGATGGCAGGGTGTCTCGACGGGACCGAAGACGAAAGCGAGGTCGGTGAGGAGGCTGACGGACCTTCCGACGCCGTCACCGCCGCCACAGACCACTACGAGTTCGACGACCGGCCGACTGT
Coding sequences within:
- a CDS encoding MFS transporter codes for the protein MEIVASIKREASALLGRGKGKLLVPIAVGWGLLIGTRMIYPVLLPSLRRSFDLDLATAGLLVTVIWLGSAIGQLPSGMLADRFSERSVMVSSTLVVSGALVAVVFAPTASVLFAATGLVGLGLSLYPIARITILTEIYPDRLGSALGVTMATGDLGQTVLPPLAGVLAAALAWQVGFAFVIPFLFLLALVLWITLPNPTPQESDGEGLSRERARYVLGELNDPALIFMTVVLFLFIFIWQTFSAFYPTYLAEQKGLSPSLAGGLFGLFFAFGVVVKPLAGSAYDRVGMRTSLAVALVGPVFGLFLLPAVDGFWPLVGITALVSTMLGTGAITQSYLSELFADDMRGTGLGIVRTTAATLGAAGPVVFGAIADRGYFDEGYLLLGAIMVVVILLTLRMPEV
- a CDS encoding transporter: MSVLATAMVFLHNLFAMLWVGTVLFFSYAVLSSGRGGALGREPLEDLLGGLTTVTRVSALVLLLSGILMGLNLYTVDRLLGTTDGWLVIGKVVLWVALAGAVEAGAGKLESELDGGQVSDSVEATATLFYVASAIAVLSALFVALLATGVPLQ
- a CDS encoding carbonic anhydrase; this encodes MPETTLAELLERNARHVDSLPDGHFSAVEAGQEPAAVSVCCSDSRVSQEGMWDVTEPGFLFTPSTIGNQVWDRYDGDIVVDGSVLYPVTHTDTGVILVVGHTGCGAVTAALDAVRRTDDGSDGDAAGIAKWIDLLVPVIEDGLADDRVDPDREASLVDQLVEYNVDRQVQFLLESDDVPDEETVYGFVYDFQGVYGDDRGRAYLVNADGETQPDHLRELVDEEFTDRVLRLL
- a CDS encoding lycopene cyclase domain-containing protein produces the protein MTIARHGRGIRADLRALLSQVHPVFMLPPLAASWFGAVVAGEFSVGIGTVHMAAMFFAVYTAHVKDGYVDFYRRGEDDDHPMTVRGCRIALVAATAGFAICTALLGVVVGIGAALVTLPVWFLGYLHAPQLDTNPVTATLGYPVGIALAILGGFYVQTTAVTPPALGFALVFLVTLAGVKIIDDEQDYAYDRSIDKRTVAVLLNPTRARSLALSLLFLGLVGVLWGTVGGLFPPSAPAGALAFGSIVLVARRAPPTLATMLLVRGAYVFLAVLIVSVWFRPLSGTPLPDITALGPYTYLATEVFFGAIAFGLLYYADALRSAARTIAALYPVAYVWDWYTLEVGVFEIRMRTGYDLFGIPIEEHLFMIVVPALVVGLHETITKLSAESDHG